One window of the Shewanella cyperi genome contains the following:
- the rimI gene encoding ribosomal protein S18-alanine N-acetyltransferase gives MSDIIMLQPDSVAEMAVIEAQAHSHPWSEQALADCFGPLYRVYGYQDTEGLLGFAIVQQIVDEVSLLDICVLPSHQGQGIGARLLDALIADAQDNQASVIMLEVRSGNQTALELYQRHGFVETGRRKGYYPAADGREDAVLMNLPLA, from the coding sequence ATGAGCGATATCATTATGCTGCAGCCGGACAGCGTGGCTGAGATGGCAGTTATCGAAGCCCAGGCCCACAGCCACCCCTGGAGCGAGCAGGCACTGGCAGATTGCTTTGGTCCCTTGTATCGGGTCTATGGTTATCAAGACACAGAAGGGCTGCTGGGATTTGCCATAGTGCAACAGATAGTGGATGAGGTGAGCCTGCTGGATATCTGCGTACTGCCGAGCCATCAGGGGCAGGGTATTGGGGCCAGATTGCTTGATGCCCTGATTGCCGATGCCCAGGATAATCAGGCAAGCGTTATCATGCTGGAGGTTCGCTCGGGTAATCAGACTGCGCTGGAGCTGTATCAACGCCATGGGTTTGTCGAGACAGGACGGCGTAAGGGCTACTATCCGGCGGCTGATGGCCGGGAAGACGCCGTGCTGATGAATTTGCCACTCGCTTGA
- the iadA gene encoding beta-aspartyl-peptidase, giving the protein MLTLIKNATLYSPKPQGVKDVLLGGKQVLALTEPGALSLSGMKLEVIDAAGQCLVPGLVDPLVHISGGGGEGGFHTRTPEMQLTEATLAGVTTVIGALGTDAVSRSLEDLLAKAYALDNEGLSTYIYTGSYEYPVKTLTGDITRDLMLIGKVIGIGEIAIADHRGSQLSVAELARVASQARVGGMLSGKGGKVFVHVGDGTEGLALLHQVAKETDIPLGQFYPTHINRSTALLEQGVVFARAGGVIDITASENTPALPNDEVPAVAAVRYALESGVSVSQITLSSDGNASLPVFDEQGRLAGLEVGRVGSLARVFRELVAAGINLEDALAMTSTNAARTLGLEPKGVIAEGADADLVLLDRSFCPDSVWCRGKRMVAGGKALVRGTFEPVGL; this is encoded by the coding sequence ATGTTGACTTTGATTAAAAATGCCACCTTGTACAGCCCAAAACCTCAAGGGGTGAAAGATGTGCTGCTGGGCGGAAAACAAGTTCTTGCCTTGACAGAACCGGGGGCTTTGTCACTTTCGGGGATGAAACTGGAAGTAATCGACGCCGCCGGCCAATGCCTGGTCCCGGGTTTGGTCGACCCCTTGGTACACATCAGTGGTGGTGGCGGTGAAGGTGGCTTTCACACCCGGACGCCGGAAATGCAACTGACCGAAGCTACCCTCGCGGGGGTGACTACTGTTATCGGTGCACTGGGCACCGACGCTGTCAGTCGCAGCCTGGAAGACCTGCTTGCCAAGGCGTATGCATTGGATAACGAAGGATTAAGCACTTATATCTACACTGGCTCATACGAGTACCCGGTCAAGACACTGACCGGCGATATCACCCGGGATTTGATGTTGATTGGTAAGGTGATAGGTATTGGTGAGATTGCCATTGCCGATCATCGAGGCTCCCAGCTTTCGGTGGCAGAACTCGCAAGGGTCGCCAGTCAGGCACGGGTGGGGGGGATGTTAAGCGGCAAGGGCGGAAAGGTGTTTGTGCATGTGGGTGATGGCACCGAAGGACTTGCGCTGCTGCACCAAGTAGCCAAAGAGACCGATATTCCGCTCGGGCAGTTTTATCCGACTCACATCAACCGCTCAACGGCGCTGCTTGAACAGGGCGTAGTATTTGCCAGGGCAGGTGGTGTAATTGACATTACGGCATCGGAAAACACGCCGGCATTGCCAAATGATGAAGTTCCCGCCGTGGCGGCGGTACGTTACGCCTTGGAATCCGGAGTCTCAGTGTCGCAGATTACCCTGAGTTCCGATGGTAATGCCAGCCTACCGGTTTTTGATGAACAAGGTCGACTGGCAGGTCTTGAGGTGGGTCGCGTTGGCAGCTTGGCGCGGGTGTTCCGAGAACTTGTCGCTGCCGGCATCAATCTTGAAGATGCGCTGGCCATGACCAGTACCAACGCCGCCCGAACTCTCGGATTGGAGCCAAAAGGGGTCATCGCGGAAGGGGCGGATGCGGATCTGGTATTATTGGACCGCAGCTTTTGTCCCGACAGCGTCTGGTGCCGTGGAAAACGTATGGTTGCAGGGGGAAAGGCCCTGGTACGGGGGACTTTCGAGCCGGTGGGGCTCTGA
- the yfcC gene encoding putative basic amino acid antiporter YfcC codes for MSSLKREMPDAFIILLGMMLLAWGLTFVIPEGQFSGIEEQGLRLENFSHYSEQGTGRALFSASGEPGLLNAAFDGLTSGDREGSAVGVVAFILIVGGAFGVLLGSGAIHRALTRLVVVLEGRDGILLPVLFLVFSLSGAVYGMSEEAIAFCLLLLPLFQTLGYHPAVVVLVTYGATQIGFATSWMNPFSVAIAQGLAGVPLMSGAGLRALCWVLFTLAAMLYTWQFANKTRHGMQYNANKELADVPEHKGQHPAEIAAGPLSRTDLTVLLILLCSLVWVIWGVVARSYYIGQIASQFFAMALAVGLVLVASGRMKVNQVSSAFQRGAADLLPAALIVGFAKGLVIMLGGDEPGSPSVLNTLLYSAGDAISGMPDWLSAQLMFLFQSVFNLFVSSGSGQAALTMPLMSPLADLAGVSRQLAVLCFQFGDGLTNLMIPTSAALMGCLGVVKISFAQWLGLIWRLQLILMTLACAAIGVAVYTGYS; via the coding sequence ATGTCTTCATTAAAACGAGAGATGCCGGATGCTTTCATCATACTTTTGGGGATGATGTTGCTGGCATGGGGTCTGACGTTTGTCATACCTGAAGGACAGTTCAGTGGCATAGAAGAGCAGGGGCTCAGGCTGGAAAACTTCAGTCATTACAGCGAGCAGGGAACGGGACGGGCCCTGTTCAGTGCATCCGGAGAGCCGGGGCTGCTCAACGCCGCATTTGATGGCCTGACCTCGGGGGACCGCGAGGGTTCGGCGGTAGGGGTTGTGGCCTTTATCCTGATCGTCGGCGGGGCTTTTGGGGTGCTGCTCGGCAGCGGTGCCATCCACAGGGCGCTGACCCGCTTGGTCGTGGTCCTGGAAGGGCGCGACGGCATCCTGTTACCTGTGCTGTTTCTGGTATTTTCCTTAAGTGGCGCAGTTTATGGCATGAGCGAAGAGGCCATCGCTTTCTGTCTGCTGTTGCTGCCCCTGTTTCAAACCCTGGGATACCACCCGGCGGTGGTTGTACTGGTGACCTATGGCGCGACTCAAATAGGCTTTGCCACGTCTTGGATGAATCCCTTCAGTGTTGCCATAGCTCAGGGGCTTGCCGGCGTGCCACTGATGTCAGGTGCCGGTCTGCGGGCGCTGTGTTGGGTTCTCTTTACCCTGGCGGCCATGTTGTATACCTGGCAATTTGCAAATAAAACACGCCATGGGATGCAATATAATGCCAATAAGGAATTGGCCGATGTCCCCGAACACAAGGGGCAGCACCCTGCGGAAATCGCGGCCGGCCCGCTATCACGCACGGATCTGACGGTGTTGCTGATACTGTTATGCTCTTTGGTGTGGGTGATTTGGGGGGTTGTCGCTCGCAGCTACTATATTGGCCAGATCGCCAGTCAGTTTTTTGCCATGGCCCTGGCAGTTGGTTTGGTACTGGTGGCCAGCGGCCGAATGAAGGTTAATCAGGTTTCCAGTGCGTTTCAGCGTGGTGCGGCAGATTTGCTGCCTGCGGCCCTTATCGTCGGTTTCGCCAAAGGTTTGGTAATTATGCTCGGCGGCGATGAGCCAGGCAGTCCGTCGGTACTCAATACCCTGTTATATAGCGCCGGCGATGCAATCAGTGGCATGCCAGATTGGTTGTCCGCCCAGTTGATGTTTTTGTTTCAATCGGTGTTTAACTTGTTTGTTTCTTCAGGTTCAGGTCAGGCGGCCCTGACCATGCCACTGATGTCGCCGCTGGCTGATCTGGCCGGTGTCAGTCGGCAATTGGCAGTGCTTTGTTTTCAGTTCGGGGATGGCCTCACCAATCTGATGATCCCCACCTCCGCAGCCCTGATGGGATGCCTGGGGGTGGTAAAGATTTCGTTCGCCCAATGGCTCGGGTTGATTTGGCGCTTGCAACTTATATTGATGACTCTGGCCTGCGCCGCCATTGGTGTTGCCGTATACACAGGATATAGCTGA